The window AAGCCCATGAATTTGGTGTAACATGATACAGCTGGAAAGTTACTTGTGATGGGTCATGTAGTAGTCAGTGACCCTGTGCGTAGAATGCTGTCTGTTACATTGGAATGCAGGGGTGCTCTTACGTTGTTGGCATACGTGGAGATTGTTGGTGTTACTTGTTAGTAcatgcttctgttttcatgtATGTTCTTCATTTGTTTAGAAATACCCATTTGTACCCTAAgttatattttatgaaaattgCAACTGTATTCTTAACAATATTGCATAGCGTTGACATGAGCAAATCAAGCCATAAAATGGAGCCGAGCTGTTTTACATGATGTTGATAAATATTTGAATGAAAACAGTTGGCAGAAAAAGGGCACAAGTATCTTTGGGTGTGCTGATTTCACCATCTCCATTCAGGCCAAGTGTTCCGTTTGATTTGCCTAACATATTAACCCTTTCTGTTTCTATATGGCTAATTACTGTAAGTTGAGTCTCTCTGGAATAATTACCATTTGTACTAAGAATGCTTATGTCCAAAGTCATAAAATAATTGGggtttctttcatcttttaaaaaactgctgtctctgttgttgttgtttaaggATGTTCAGAAGGAGAGAGAACCTCATGTTTATCTCAGTAAAGAAGAAGTTAAAGAGAAGATACAAAGCTATAATTCATCTGTCACTGATAAATTAAAGATGACCTTGGTAAGTTTTGCGTAGGACCGCTGTAGTTTTTAATAGGAGCAATTAAACTGTAACTTTGTAGTGCAATGTgaatcattttattttcagcatcttaCATATGAAACTGTCTCTGTTTTACTTTGTAAGAGGCTCTTAAATCTAGAAATTAAATCTCatgtctgaaatgttttttatcCACATAGCTCTTTTATATGGATTGAAACAAACTGTAGTAGAAACAAATGCATATGTcatttgaaatgtgtttaaGAAACTCTCAGTTGACACCAAGATGTAAATTTGTCAGATGAAAACCCTCAGTTGGTAAACGTGAAGGTATATTTATCTTGTTTTGTAGATAAATTTTTGTCAGGTATCTCTCCGGTAAGTTTTCTCATTGGTTGAGCATCTTTAAAGCATGAAATACTTACTATAGGGGGGTTAATTTTCAGAGTAGTCATACAGGTTTTCAGCATGAGacttccttcccccccccaaacagACAACACAGTCAATGGAATGCGTATGGAGTTCTCATTCCAAGGATTATGGACCAGGTCTAAGACTCCATCCAGCCTACCGCAGACGATACTAATAAAATTCACATCTATCTGCCTGGCAGGCTGTTACTCAGTTGCTGCATTGTCCAGGTTTTCTGATACATTATGTATTCCTGTGGGTTTATAGTATATGGAAATCTTGAAATTCCATTATATCCTAAACCATATAAGTACAACTACATActaaaaagatttttgttaCATGTCTGCATGTGGGTCAGGACTTATGCCTAAAACCAGACTGCATACAAGTTTTCTAGCTCTAGGTTTGATCAGTTTTgctattttgtctttcagaagcaactggaataaataatttgaaattattagATTGGCATTTATTCTTGGGTTCTTTCACTTGCTACAGGATTTGAGCATCTAAATGCCTTAGATTAAGTTTACAAGCACAGCTGAAACGTGGgagataatttttctgtttctgcataaAACTGTTGTCAAAGATGCATGCTAGTGGTCTTTTTCACTTCATAGTTCTCTCCTGATGTGAAAACAAACTTATCACTAGTTTGTAGTATCTTTTGCTTGATGTGATCCTAATACTCTTAGAATTCAGTAAttattaagaacaaaattaatattcagCAGATATACCAGACAGAATAAATGTCTGAATTATTGAAACAATGTCTTTTCTATGAGATGTCACATATTACAGTGGCATTTAAATTGTGTTCACTGTGACCATTTTTATCAGCCTACTCTGCTAATATGTCACAACTGGTCATTATTAATTTTAACAGTTTGATACTTTTGTCCTGTTACAGAACGCAAATGGGATTTACACTGGCTTCATCAAAGTTCAGATGGAACTATGCAGACCAATCACTGTGCAGTCTTCCCAGAGCCAGGGGAGGTGTGTTCACAGCAATAACGAAACTGCTTTTTACTTGCCAGATGGCTACGTGAATACCCTTCACATCAGCAGCACCAATACTGTTCGTGAAGTTATTGAGGCCTTGCTCAAAAAGTTTTTCGTGGCTGACAACCCTGCAAAGTTTGCACTTTATAAACGCTGTCATAAGGAAGACCAAGGTATAAGTTAGGCTTGTGGCATTCTGGTAGTGAAGGGGTTTGGGAAGGGACTTGTGCTATAGGAATACTTGAAATAAGCAGGGTGGAAGAACTCAGATAAACGGAGGTGAGGATCTtgctttcttgtcttttttccttatgaaaagTAGCATGTGTAAGAGACTAAAGAATTTGGGGATACTTAGGATAATTCACAAAAGCAAAGTAACCTACTAAACCATCTACACAGATCTCCTGTGTCTTGCAGtccattatattttatttaacgTGCCCCCTTGTCAGGCTCTAAATTTCAGCTAGCTTGGTAACACTGCAGTGTTGTAAGACTGAATTacaggacagattttttttttaagagaaaccTTGGTGTCTGTGATACCTGAAGGCCTTGCATTGGCAGACAGTTCTTGAGGTGACGAGCATTGTGAGCACGTGCATTGTGTTCATGTGTGTTAATTAGTGCACGTGGCTCTCCCAGTGCTCTGACTGCTGTTAGAAGTTTGTTGTATTGTGTTTGGAAATACCAGAAGATGCAAAAGGTATTTTTAGTGAAAAGTGCATTTTGCCATCGTTGTGTTCTTGCACTTAGAATCTGCCGCCTTCCCTGGACACTGAGAGCAGTTTCAGGACAGATGTTTCTGGCTGTCAGTCACACCAACTGTGTCAGGCAGGCAGAGTTGTCTTTTAGACTTTGTGTATGAATTTTTAAGTGGAAGAGGTATCCACATAGTGACACCACAGCTCTGATGTCTTAAATGCTTAGTTATAGCAACAGATCTgtgttgcatttctttcttgtggtttttttcccctgcatgtATTCaaatggtgtgctgtggtgacTAGAGGCCATTTCGTTCCTGTGTGAATGTAGTGTTGCACTGTTGCCATCAGTCTGCTCAGCTCCTCCCTAAAACTCATTTGCTCAAAACCAGAATGTAGACTAATATGTAGAAAGTATATAGAATGTGTAAATTTTGTAGCAACACATGCATCTCTGAAATGTTCTAACGTTAGCTAGCATCAATCATTCGAAGCATTTGAAACATCATTAGTAAAGATAATTACTgtgattttcttctcctgcagtTTATACATGCAAGCTGTCAGACAGAGAACATCCCCTCTACCTGCGTTTGGTGGCAGGCCCCAGAACAGAAATGCTCAGTTTTGTCCTACGTGAGCATGAAACTGGAGAAGTCATGGTATGTCACACatgctggttttgtgtgtgtgtttaactTCATGGATGAGTGGGCATCTGTTTCATCTGTGCGGACAGACAATCTATTTTTTggaagtggtttttttgttatatttacTTTGTGCCTTTTGTAAAGGTTTTATTTGTGGTTATTActtgcagaacaaaaagcagtttaaaagagtaaaattCTTTCCGATCCCCAAGATTTGCAAGGAAGGGTGTCTTACgctgtttcagtttgaaattgttttgaatgtttgaggttttgtttaaaaatactgtgtatatataaattatttgtgtattttctgtgtatctcatgcatccttttctctttccagtggGAAGCTTTTAGTATTCCTGAACTGCAAAACTTCTTGCGTATACTGgacaaagaggaaaatgagCAATTGCAAATATTAAAGAAGCGTTACGCAGCTTACAGAGACAaacttgaagaagcccttggTGGGGTGTGGAAACCTGGCTAAAAGGATGCGAAGGGACACTCAGGAAAAATGCACGCTACCAAATGTCAATATAGCATGCCAAACGTAACGtacaaagagcagcagagagtagttttctttattcagaAGACTGTTTTGTGATGCCAGGGTACCTGAATTTTGCTATAGACTTAGTTCCATAAGCCAGGTCACTTAGCATCTTGCACCCACAAGTAAGGGATTCTGCATGTTTGTACATCAGTTTGCAACCCTCTGTGTGCTTAGAGAGTTTTCCAAGTTATCTTGGTGCAAGCTGTGAAACTGTAATCAATTTTCTAGGATGTTAtgaaataagatattttttttcttctttgctttaatGGTAGCTTTACAAGTAAGGATGTGCAAATTGatgggttaaaaaaattaataaaactgtcTGGACAAGAATTAGATGGAGCACTATCTTCGAGATGAAATTGATTTGCACtacctttctgttttcaaatggtTACTGTATTATTTGTGAGAGAACTGTTATAGAGGGAAGGCATATGAGATCTTGTGGCTTGTTCTGTGAAATTTCTGGAAGTGGTCTTTCTAGAGAAGGTAAAGGGAAAGttgaaaagaaagtaagagTTGAGGGTGGGGAACTCATAGCTGACAGAGAAGGACtggttttaaatggaaatagtATTTACACAGAGGAGAGTTAAAGTACTAATTCTACAAGATTAAAGTTTTAGGATGTTGTAATATTGTGAGTAAGTTTTATGGGGTTTTAACTGCATAAATCCACactggaagagaaataaagataATAGAAATAATGGGAAGGAATGAGGGGCAAAAGCTGAATAAGAATGGAATTGGAGCTGCACGTACAAGTCGTTATTGGAGAAGCTGGTTCTGTAAATGCATATGGGAGTTTGAAAAGTGCAGCAAAGCTAAAAAGCTGCTTACTTGAATTCTGAAAAGTGGTCAGTAAGTGTCTCAGATAACTCTGTGAGAAATAGGCATCAAGCAAGTGTTCAGACATAAGCTGTAACTACAAATGCATTTGGTCTTTATTTTAAGTCAGATCTTTCCTCTGGCTCAGCAATCCATTTTTAGGCTGGATAATTTTGAATTACCatatctgaaagacaaaaatagcttcctctgtttctttgtttattaAAGGCTCAGTCAGGCAAAGAAAGTAGAACTTGTTATTCGTGTTCCATCTTAgcagaaaattaacatttatcGTCTTTGTTGGTGACTGAGCTTAGCAACTCTTGCTAAGAGTACAGcaatacaggtttttttccttatggtCTTTAAATTCTTAATTGAAAAACTGATTACCAAATTTTGCAGACTGCTGATTTACTTGATTTAAAGTAGGAAAAATGTAGCAAGAAAACTTTTTACTTTACTGTAAATATAATTGTTCTTTCAGAGTTATTTATCTAAAAAAGTACGttcaaaagaaaccaaagaagtGGGTGTGCAATAGAAGCATGAGGCAGATTTGAGTAACTGATACGTTGGTCATTATCATGCCAGAGAGGAAATGATAtactgggggcggggggaagggtGGAAAGAGGTGGAAGAGTGCTAACGATTTAAGAGCAGCagaaggtgggttttttccctccactcttagggtgtttgttttaaatgcccAAGGAATTGTTAAAACTTTGGTGACATCTAATGGATACTGTGTGAAACTCCAAGATGCTTCTGTTCTTCCCCTTAATTTGATGTAATTGtgcctttgtttcctttccttagtaagacttttttaaaactcttcacaggtttttttggtCAAAAGGATTTGCAAGCTTAATGAGACaatcataattttttaaagtgttaagAGAAATTTAAGAGTAGGACTAACTAAAGTATATATAAGGCATatcttgtttgggttttaatttcACATGTAACATTGTAGTGCATGTGTGAGTTAGTAACATTATCCTCAAGTGAGACACTTTATAAAGGTTCAGGGAatgcttttatgttttgttgcaatttatttttctatgaatGCAGCAGCATGTCAGTGGGTATTCTGTTAACATCTACTTAATTTATGTATCAGTCCATAAATATGTAATCATTACATAATAGCTGTCAATATTGAACCATTTGTTGCTCAGATTTAAACACTGTTTGAGTTTAGAAGtggaatataaaaatatgtgaattttgtttttacttgaACTAAACTATCAGTCTTTTAAGTAGGCGCATCTGCATTTACTTTCGCCAAAAACCTCAATCAGTGTTGTATGCACTATGAGTCTTGATTTGGGGTGACGGGGGTGGGGGACCAAAATAaacttatattttaattttgtcttaGTCCGCGGTTAATTATTCTAAGATGTCGTGTGTGgagttaatttcttctttttttacacACTGGCAATTGcaacagtttaatttaaaagaaatggtCATGCCTagtcagttttggtttttttggtttttttaattttagcatcAAGTTGAACTGTCAAAGCTTTCGCTgcaaaacttttaatttcattaccTGATGGTACCAGAATGATTAAatgatggggtgggggggcaggggaatgcagggaaacattaaaatgtatgtcttttaaaaacaaacatttaaactaTTTATAATTTTGACAAGcttagctttatttttgtagGGAAGTTTTTATTCCCCTTAAAGTTATTactgaaatggcaaaaaaaaaaaaaagtgatggtTCCATTATTAAAGTTGAAGTTGGCAATACTTAGTTACGtgatgtgtgtttatttttttcctgttacctgAGGCTGGTGTTGTGCTTGCGGAGACCTCGTAGCGGTAAGTCGCGTGGGGAGATGCAGCCTGCCTtaagcaaaaaataaagtttgcCTGGTGCTACAGAGACATTTCGGTGTACGTGTCCCAGTCATAATTGTATACATATTTTAACTTTGTCTCCTGATTTTTAGTAAATAATACTACAGAAAAACGAAGCCAATCGATTTACCCAAATACAACAATAAAAAGACCCCAGTGTTTTGAAATTTACACTTACACCTTGAAGGTTACCTTTCCTTTCGCAGATGTACCTCAGGCTGGGCGCCGCCGGAGGGGCggaggagccgccgccgcccgaCGTTACCGCCCTGGCGGCGCTGCCGGCTCCccggggcgggagggcgggAATTCGCCTGCAaggcggggccgcccgccgcgaCGCCATGTAAGCTCCGGGCTctgcggcggggcggagggcgATGCTGTCCGCTCGCCCCCGTGAGGGTGGGGGCCGTGCGTGAGGAGAGGTCTccccgcggcgggcagcggaggggggcgcgggggcagccgagggcagcgggggcggcgggcggggcgaggctttccttcccctcacggagccggccccgccgcagcggCAGCGCGGTGCGCGCTGTCCCACCGCAGCTGGCGGGAAAGCCCACGGGCGGGTGGTTTCTTCTTGTAAAAAAACCTTGCGGAAACACGCGGGGAGTACAGTGAGGAAGTGTCCTGGGCTGGAGGCGATACCCAGGTCCTCCCTCCTCACAAAGTGCCTTTTGCCCCTCTTCATCTTTAAAGGCTTTGTAGTGGTTTTCTCTGGAAACctgtatatttaattttctggttacatattttgtgtttcttaaaaaCGGTTTTATCTTCCATATTTGAATTTGTAGAATGGAGCTACTCTGCTGTTGCTCTTCCCTTTGGCgttgcagccctgcagcagaggagatAATGGTTTGACTGGTTCCTTGAAGAGTGGATgcatacacatacatgcacCTGGTAAAACCTGTTAATAGCAAATACTCCAATCCTCAGCCAGAGTAAGGCTGGTAAAAGGCCTTACAGACCAGAGCCAGCAAAGTTGCTCACCTCACAAGTAATAGGTCTTGTGTCTCTGCTACTGGAAATATGACTTGGCAGAATAAACCTTGTGGGTTTTGGCTGGTTCAGGGGCTGGATCACCCATGCAGAGCCGAGAGGAGCTCCCCTGCAGATACAGAGCAACACAGCAGTATTGCCTGTAGAGCAGCCAGGCCACTCCTTTCCATGGCAGGAATTGCCAGTTTGCTGCAGTCTGACTCCTCTtactcccctcctgccctcctcctgtaTGTGCATGAGTATCCAatagttttcttctcttcccaggTTTTCAGCTGCAGTCCTTGCAGCTTTTGCTAGCATTTACTTTTCACCATCTCCCGTTGATCCAGAAGTGTTCATATATGTCCCCctacttaattttaaagttcaATAGCACACATGTTTCTCATTAAATACTGCTTTCAAAACTTCTCCTATACTTTTAATCCTGCAGGAGCATATAGAACATGTTATTTAAGTTCATATCTGGGAGGAATTGTGTTTCTCACCTAAAGCTGGAAAAcggaaacacttttttaaacaagtgaATTTCAAGCAAAATAACGCTGACCTGTGCACTATTCACATATGTACATAGAGAGACTGTTAGTAGATCTCAGATGAATGATAAGGGTTAAAACTGTCTAGGATCATGACGATTTTATTTGTATtgatttcaggggaaaaaaaaggtcctAAAAAGTCTGTATTCTTTTTAGCCTGGGCCTGCAAATGCCGCAGAACTGTTAATTTAGTTTGAAGTAATAGGTTTAACAAATATTAACAGTTTTaacaaattcttttaaaaaagagagaatacCTTGTTACTTGCATCTCTGGAATAAAGTCCTATTACTTTCccttcaaataattttacaatccaatgttggtttttttcttacatctaatttataattaatttgcTGCAGCTTTGAAAAGCCACCTCCTGCCTTAGTTGGATCATTGCAAGTAAATAAAAAGCTTCAGAGTGGACAAAGAATCTTCTCAGGACAACTGAAAGGTCCCCGAGTATTTTAAACTTGATGATGGAGGCAAGTAGGTAACTTCTAAATGGGTAAAATTAGACATCTGCTACATGTTATATGCTATCTGTTTGTCAAGTTTCTAGAAGAAAACACTTAAGAAGTTAAATCCaagacttaaaaattaaatccaaagaaggaaaaataggaaTGTTGGCTAAACAAACAATGttgttcttctgtattttaacatttgtaAACATTTCCCTGGAAATCTTCCAGAACATTTTATTGTCTGCTGCTCCCAAGGACACAGCAAATGTCTTACTATATTAAAAACCATAGACCCACAAATTGGTGACATAGATAAgtcttattaaaatataattcaaaAAAGCTATAAACTAGCATATTCTTTAGAAGTAACATGCAAAAACAGTTGAAGATTTTTATGGGAATTCTTCCAAATGTTGAGTCTAAGCTTGGGCTTTTGACATAGAACAAGTGATAAGCTTGCCTTGTTGTTTTggttgatttgggtttttttccttttcctttctgtttcaggtCTCCAAAAGCAGTGTTAATATGCTGCTTGAGCTCAGTCACCGAGTTCAGCATGCTCTCATTGCAAAAGCTGTTACTGAACACGGAGCCAAAGAGAGAAGGCAAATGggagttgtttttaaaatttgcatagTTCTCAAAAACATATTCTTAGAGAAGCTTGAAATTGAAAAGAACTTTTCACTGTAACAGAAAACCTCTTACTTACCCACATAATCGTCTTGGTTTTCCGGCAGCTGTGAGGTGGCAAAATGGTAGGTGCAGGAACCTTACGGgtggtgggaagcagagggcTGAAGTGGTATGGAGTAGCCCATTTTGCATCTTTCCACCAACTCTCTTACCCAGAGTGTGACCAAAGTAGGGACTGTGACAAAAGTTCAAGCCAAATAGAGATACACTGTGATCTTCTGTTTAGGAAACAGGGTTAGTGCTGTGGACTCAGGACTTACCTATTTTGGagtaattattttcctctccatGTGTCAGTGGATAAAATAGAATCCTGTAGTAGCCAGTGCAGACAGGTAGGCAACTCTCAGCCCATAGCAGTTTGAGCCAGGTAGTTCAGACACCCTTCCATactgctggtgctgcttttatggtatttttcaaggaaatattGAATAGCCTAGGACATGTTTGTCTTGTGTGCTACAGAGGTGAGAGGTAATCATCTGAAATGATCTTGTTTGCCATTGTGCAGGCTGAAATTAGAAGCGTTTTCAGTTGTAGCAGCATAGGCCTGGAAGGGACCTAGCTCAACACCTCACACCGAGGTACCTATTCCTAGCAAATGTCTTCTCaaagctgtttccttcctgctttcctcaaaggtgttattttaaattgtctttttattGCGCTTTTTGTTCTCCACGTCTCCCTCTACAACTTTCAGAAAGGTTGCAAGGGTGGTTTCAGTGGTGCaatgatttttgtttctaaatctAACCTCTTTCTGTATAAACTACTGCTttggttctgcttttcttgagtGTGTTAATTCTACCATGGATCTTCCCTGAGTTTAAGGGTGTTTTAGGAGACTGGATTCAATCACTTGAAATCATAAGATATGACCAAGGTTGTAGTAAGTGTTGTGATGGTGTGGCCTGATTCAggtaaatgctgttttccatatGAGTAATGCAGGATATTACGGGTAATTAAAGTGGTTTTGCCTTCACTTTACTACAAATACCCATGGGAGAAGTCTGGTGCAAAACCCACTTGCACTAGCTATATAAATCTAAATACAGCATCACGGCCCAGTGTATAGCATGATAGAAAATAGCATTACAAGTCTAAGATTTCTATCCTTAAATACACAATCTGTTACGTGATCGGacatttcagctgtttccaaCATGCCTGGGGAGGCATTAGAATGCCAGTATATTTTATGACAGCAAAGTTCAGCCGCTGTTTTTTCCCAGGCAAAGTTGTTGTATTGAACAGTGCCTCTGAAGTTCTCCGTTTGGATAAACAGGTGCCTTCTGTATGCCAGTAATCCGACAGAATTCTTTTAATCTAGATCTGACAGCTGATACTTTGAGAATCTGTCCTATTTGCTCACAACATTTTCCCACAGATGTGAGCGAGCAGATGCTAGACATTTTTATATCTGTTTATCTGCTCTGGTGTAAGTGCTCATCAGACAAAATCAGAATCTGAGGGTTTTTAGTAATATTGGCACAGAAGGGTGGCTTTCATGGAGTATCTTTTAACACCTGTCACCAAGTGACAgtgcacatttttaaatgtaaacaaGGCTAGGGTGAAAATGCAGGTCACACTTAAGAAAATGTCTACTTTACTTCAGTCTATGTAAATAAGACAAATCTGAGGACTGTTTCCAGTTAACAGACTTTACACTAAAAGTATATTTTGTTGAACAGTAAGTCTAGGATTGGTCATGCGCATTGTACTATTTTCAGGCCCTGGACTAGTCAAAAG of the Falco cherrug isolate bFalChe1 chromosome 5, bFalChe1.pri, whole genome shotgun sequence genome contains:
- the RASSF3 gene encoding ras association domain-containing protein 3 isoform X1, whose translation is MAAAPGDKRGKPPRGRATFPQPDAPAGVSGPAAHGDRRRPAPPRPRHVRTIFEAPPPPLPPHRFGPAAAGTWCDLCCRFVLSQGLRCADCKYTCHAHCQDMVHLGCRRNGKLMDCLAPHDTLDPSYNNGQDVQKEREPHVYLSKEEVKEKIQSYNSSVTDKLKMTLNANGIYTGFIKVQMELCRPITVQSSQSQGRCVHSNNETAFYLPDGYVNTLHISSTNTVREVIEALLKKFFVADNPAKFALYKRCHKEDQVYTCKLSDREHPLYLRLVAGPRTEMLSFVLREHETGEVMWEAFSIPELQNFLRILDKEENEQLQILKKRYAAYRDKLEEALGGVWKPG
- the RASSF3 gene encoding ras association domain-containing protein 3 isoform X2, which encodes MTWTSSMSSGYSSLEEEESEEFFFTARTSFFRRPPGKTRAAPQDVQKEREPHVYLSKEEVKEKIQSYNSSVTDKLKMTLNANGIYTGFIKVQMELCRPITVQSSQSQGRCVHSNNETAFYLPDGYVNTLHISSTNTVREVIEALLKKFFVADNPAKFALYKRCHKEDQVYTCKLSDREHPLYLRLVAGPRTEMLSFVLREHETGEVMWEAFSIPELQNFLRILDKEENEQLQILKKRYAAYRDKLEEALGGVWKPG